Genomic segment of Pueribacillus theae:
GTGCAAACTCTTTGACTTTTTTAAAAAGAAAGTTGAAATATTTGAATATATAAAATGCACAAATTTGATTTGAAAAAAGATGCCTTCTTCAACACTACAAAAATATCAAATAATTTAATATCTAAAATTTGCTTGAGTTGCTGCATCTATAATAGACGCAGCAACATTTAAACTAATTTTTGTTCCAATTAGCTGGGTACAACGAAAACATAAAAGCACCTCGTGATGTAGCCTCATAAACGATAGATGTTTCCTTTTCTATAAAAAATGAATCTCCTTCTTTTCCAAACATTTTTTCTCCATTTGCTTCTATGATTACTTCACCTTCTGTTATATACAAAATCTCATCATAACGCACTGTCCATGGAAATTTACATTTCTCCATTTTTACAATACCACCGCCTAGAGTAGGAGAAATTTCGTCTGTAACAAAACGAGTGATTTCCGCCTTTCCATCCCCTATCGTTCCATCTAATATTTCGAAGGAATATTTCTTTTTTTTAAATAATTTAACACCCATTAAATCCCTCCTTTTTTACCATCCTCCGTACGCAACCCAACCACCATCAACATTATAGGTTGATCCTGTCACATAACTTGCATCATCAGATGCTAAAAATAAACAGACATCTGCGACTTCTTTCGTAGTGCCGAAACGTCTTAGTGGTGTACGTCTTACGACATCATCGTCCCCGTAACCGCCAACATCCTGATCTGTTTCATCTAATGGTGTTTTGATGTAAGCAGGTGCGACAGCGTTGACACGAATATTTTTTTCTGCCCATTCAACAGCAAGCACCTTTGTCAAACCAATAATTCCATGTTTTGAAGAACTATATGCTGCTCTCATCGGGACACAAACTTGTCCGAATACTGATGTCATATTTATAATCGATCCTCCACTAGCCTGCATATGTTTCCCTGCTGCTTGTGAACCAAAAAATACACCTGTCAGATTCGTATCTATGACTGCTCGCCAATCTTCTTCACTTATTTCCA
This window contains:
- a CDS encoding cupin domain-containing protein, with the translated sequence MGVKLFKKKKYSFEILDGTIGDGKAEITRFVTDEISPTLGGGIVKMEKCKFPWTVRYDEILYITEGEVIIEANGEKMFGKEGDSFFIEKETSIVYEATSRGAFMFSLYPANWNKN
- a CDS encoding SDR family NAD(P)-dependent oxidoreductase, whose product is MLRLKDKVCIVTGSSYGIGETIAERFAEEGAKVVINSRSLERASKTASKLKEKGYDVIPVAADMSVKKSANALMEKTMEKFGKIDVVVNNAGINRIGPALEISEEDWRAVIDTNLTGVFFGSQAAGKHMQASGGSIINMTSVFGQVCVPMRAAYSSSKHGIIGLTKVLAVEWAEKNIRVNAVAPAYIKTPLDETDQDVGGYGDDDVVRRTPLRRFGTTKEVADVCLFLASDDASYVTGSTYNVDGGWVAYGGW